A stretch of the Thiomicrospira pelophila DSM 1534 genome encodes the following:
- a CDS encoding HAD-IIB family hydrolase, with protein sequence MKLMLCTDMDRTVIPNGMQKEAKDARKKFTDFCRLPNVSLVYVTGRHLTLMCQAIEEYQLPQADYAITDVGTRIYHHKHNQWHPIAAWEKEIDQDWHKVEPKQIHGLLGSILGLSLQEVEKQNPHKISFYIDLQQLDEQQCLSEVKKQLAPLNIPTNLIWSVDETSNTGLLDILPSRANKRHAIEFLQQYLGYQAEEIIFAGDSGNDLEVLISPIQSVLVANATTELKKQALAFADQQGTKQQFYQATNTNHDNGNYSAGVLQGVVHFLPKFKPYLKD encoded by the coding sequence ATGAAGTTAATGCTTTGTACAGATATGGATCGCACGGTTATACCGAATGGCATGCAAAAAGAAGCCAAAGATGCACGGAAAAAATTTACTGATTTTTGCCGTTTGCCAAACGTCAGTTTGGTTTACGTGACAGGTCGTCATTTGACATTGATGTGCCAAGCGATTGAAGAATACCAATTGCCTCAAGCCGACTATGCCATTACCGATGTTGGTACTCGTATTTATCATCACAAGCATAATCAATGGCATCCCATAGCCGCTTGGGAAAAAGAGATCGATCAAGATTGGCACAAGGTGGAACCAAAACAAATCCATGGCTTACTCGGTTCGATACTCGGTCTTTCATTGCAAGAAGTTGAAAAACAGAATCCACATAAAATTAGTTTTTATATCGATCTTCAACAACTGGATGAGCAGCAATGTTTAAGTGAAGTAAAAAAGCAACTAGCCCCTTTAAACATACCAACCAATTTGATTTGGAGTGTTGATGAAACCAGTAACACGGGTTTGCTCGATATTTTGCCATCTAGAGCCAATAAACGGCACGCTATTGAATTTCTACAACAATACTTAGGCTATCAAGCTGAAGAGATTATTTTTGCTGGAGACAGTGGGAATGATTTGGAAGTATTAATCAGTCCCATTCAATCCGTTTTGGTCGCTAATGCAACAACGGAGCTTAAAAAACAAGCGTTAGCATTCGCTGACCAACAAGGAACAAAGCAGCAGTTTTATCAAGCCACAAACACCAATCATGATAACGGAAATTACAGTGCAGGTGTATTACAAGGCGTTGTGCACTTTCTCCCAAAATTCAAGCCATACCTAAAGGATTAG